A single region of the Undibacterium piscinae genome encodes:
- a CDS encoding heavy metal response regulator transcription factor → MKILVVEDELKTGEYLKQGLLEAGFVVDLARDGVDGLHLAKSGDYALAILDVMLPKLNGWQVLAGMRAAACETPVLFLTARDQVEDRVKGLELGADDYLVKPFAFSELLARVKTVLRRGNRTLELEQIRVADLELDLLKRRVTRAGKRIDLTAKEFALLELLLRRRGEVLPRSLIASQIWDMNFDSDSNVIEVAVRRLRAKVDDDFERKLIRTVRGMGYVFDENDE, encoded by the coding sequence ATGAAAATTCTGGTGGTTGAAGATGAGCTTAAAACCGGCGAATACCTGAAACAAGGACTACTTGAGGCCGGCTTTGTTGTCGATTTAGCGCGCGATGGGGTGGACGGCCTCCATTTAGCTAAGAGTGGCGACTATGCTTTGGCGATTTTAGATGTCATGCTGCCTAAATTAAATGGCTGGCAGGTGTTGGCGGGGATGCGCGCAGCCGCTTGCGAAACGCCAGTTCTATTCCTGACTGCGCGCGATCAGGTTGAGGATAGGGTAAAGGGCCTGGAACTAGGAGCCGACGATTATCTGGTGAAACCCTTTGCTTTTTCAGAACTATTGGCACGAGTAAAAACCGTCTTGCGGCGTGGCAACCGTACTCTGGAACTGGAGCAAATACGCGTGGCCGATCTGGAGTTAGATTTGCTCAAACGCCGTGTCACTCGGGCTGGAAAACGCATAGACCTCACCGCCAAAGAATTCGCCTTGCTTGAATTACTCTTGCGACGACGGGGCGAAGTTTTGCCACGCTCCTTGATTGCTTCGCAGATTTGGGACATGAATTTTGATAGCGATAGCAATGTCATAGAAGTAGCGGTGCGCCGCTTACGCGCAAAAGTCGATGACGACTTCGAACGCAAATTGATACGTACCGTCAGAGGCATGGGTTATGTTTTCGACGAAAACGATGAATGA
- a CDS encoding nuclear transport factor 2 family protein, which translates to MIYESKVNELLSPEITIYESGYVERSRAEYAAHHLPEDIAFAKASSRKVRQHTERKDGNFSFILEETETKVKIKGKNVTILGTETTVLQKIDEQWRIVHLHWSSRKPK; encoded by the coding sequence GTGATCTATGAGTCCAAAGTAAACGAATTATTATCACCAGAGATCACTATCTATGAGTCAGGTTATGTAGAACGATCTCGCGCTGAGTATGCAGCACATCATTTGCCTGAAGATATAGCCTTCGCCAAAGCCTCAAGCCGCAAGGTTAGGCAACACACTGAGAGAAAAGATGGGAATTTCAGCTTTATCTTGGAGGAGACTGAAACCAAGGTCAAAATAAAAGGCAAGAATGTCACCATTCTAGGCACAGAAACCACCGTCTTGCAAAAAATTGATGAGCAGTGGCGCATCGTGCATCTGCATTGGTCATCACGGAAACCTAAGTAA
- a CDS encoding heavy metal sensor histidine kinase encodes MIKNVQKFRKISLTLRLTILFACLSTTVLLMLGVLVGASEEEHFIEQDMELMSGKLDLVAHLLDKTQDSSGLDNLAGLLNDSLVGHHGLSVVILQPDGSTLFASHDAQFPASLLDRRLVKKHPMPVTWQQTVSSERIPMRGISALLPSGIAGSTPLLVALAVDISHHEHFMASFRKTLWLAVGIAALVVSILGWAIVKHGLAPLQAIRQGAAGVTADSLNYRLGLEAIPVELADLAESLNNMLARLEDSFQRLKDFSTDLAHELRTPISNLMTQTQVALSRTRSEEEYREVLASNVEEYERLARMIADMLFLAQAENGLIVLNREAVDLAKEIEKLFDFFDALAEERQLRLSLVGTGHYHGDKLMLRRALANLLSNAIRHSPIAGDIQFSIDQKEQQTIIRIRNQGEAIPAEHISHIFDRFYRADPSRHSNGEGAGLGLSITRSIILAHGGEIFVESGLTGVCFEIHLK; translated from the coding sequence ATGATTAAAAACGTACAAAAATTTCGCAAAATTTCCCTTACTCTACGCCTGACTATACTCTTCGCTTGCCTCTCTACCACCGTGTTACTGATGCTAGGTGTATTGGTTGGAGCCTCAGAGGAAGAGCATTTTATAGAGCAAGATATGGAGTTGATGAGCGGAAAATTAGACTTGGTCGCGCATCTACTGGATAAAACCCAGGATAGCTCAGGTCTGGATAACTTGGCGGGCCTGCTCAACGATTCCCTGGTTGGTCACCATGGCTTGTCGGTGGTGATTTTGCAGCCGGACGGCAGTACTCTCTTTGCTAGCCATGATGCGCAATTTCCCGCGAGTTTATTGGATAGACGACTAGTCAAAAAACATCCCATGCCGGTAACTTGGCAGCAAACAGTTTCCTCTGAGCGTATTCCTATGCGCGGCATTTCGGCCTTGCTGCCTTCCGGCATCGCAGGTAGCACTCCCTTGCTGGTCGCGCTCGCCGTGGATATTAGCCACCATGAACATTTCATGGCTTCCTTCAGAAAGACGCTTTGGCTGGCTGTCGGTATCGCCGCCTTAGTGGTGAGTATACTTGGCTGGGCGATAGTAAAACATGGTTTGGCTCCACTACAGGCAATCCGTCAGGGGGCTGCCGGGGTGACTGCGGATAGTCTCAATTACCGGCTAGGCTTGGAGGCGATACCCGTAGAACTGGCGGACTTGGCAGAAAGCCTGAACAATATGCTGGCGCGCTTAGAGGACTCGTTTCAACGGTTAAAAGATTTCTCTACCGATTTGGCGCATGAGTTACGTACCCCTATCAGCAATTTGATGACGCAAACCCAGGTCGCGTTGTCGCGTACCCGCAGCGAGGAAGAATACCGTGAAGTATTGGCTTCAAATGTAGAAGAATATGAGCGTCTGGCGCGCATGATCGCTGATATGTTGTTCTTGGCACAGGCCGAAAATGGCTTGATCGTGCTGAATCGAGAAGCGGTTGATCTGGCCAAAGAGATAGAAAAATTATTCGATTTTTTCGATGCTCTGGCGGAGGAACGACAATTGCGGCTCTCATTGGTGGGGACGGGTCACTATCATGGCGACAAACTGATGTTGCGCAGGGCTCTGGCTAATCTTTTATCGAATGCGATCCGCCATTCCCCCATTGCTGGCGATATACAATTTTCTATCGATCAGAAAGAGCAACAGACCATTATTCGAATTCGCAACCAGGGAGAAGCTATTCCTGCTGAGCACATCAGCCATATTTTTGATCGTTTTTACCGTGCCGATCCTTCGCGCCACAGTAATGGTGAAGGCGCCGGCCTGGGCTTATCGATCACACGTTCAATTATTCTGGCTCACGGGGGTGAGATTTTTGTGGAATCAGGACTGACAGGTGTTTGCTTTGAAATCCATCTGAAATAA
- a CDS encoding NAD(P)-binding protein, whose product MSDSFTPQVAIIGGGPAGLMAAEVLSSAGVQVDVYDAMPSLGRKFLQAGVGGMNITHSEAFDTFCTRYGPPQAQAQLQAALEQLPPTALRAWVHGLGIDTFVGSSGRVFPTEMKAAPLLRAWLHRLRSDGVRLHVRHRGGYLDRLFCASEMLDWEAPTGGYLLTACFASGKQAGSGVLEWLSQQEKN is encoded by the coding sequence ATGTCAGACTCTTTCACACCGCAAGTTGCTATCATTGGTGGCGGCCCCGCTGGGCTAATGGCCGCCGAGGTACTCAGTAGTGCGGGTGTGCAGGTCGATGTTTACGATGCCATGCCTTCCTTGGGACGGAAATTTTTACAGGCTGGGGTCGGCGGTATGAATATTACCCATAGCGAAGCGTTTGACACATTTTGTACTCGGTATGGCCCACCTCAGGCGCAGGCTCAATTGCAGGCGGCGCTAGAACAATTACCACCAACGGCGCTGCGCGCTTGGGTGCATGGCTTGGGCATCGATACCTTTGTCGGTAGTTCGGGTCGTGTTTTTCCTACCGAGATGAAGGCTGCGCCTTTGTTGCGTGCCTGGCTGCATAGACTGCGCAGCGACGGCGTGCGCTTGCATGTTCGTCATCGCGGTGGTTATTTAGACCGCTTGTTTTGCGCCAGTGAAATGCTCGATTGGGAAGCGCCTACCGGTGGTTATTTATTGACCGCTTGTTTTGCCAGTGGCAAACAGGCGGGATCGGGTGTACTGGAATGGTTGTCTCAGCAGGAAAAAAACTAA
- a CDS encoding PilZ domain-containing protein, producing the protein MSDYRSKPRSNVSWRAAILISAGNIVPAKIVNFSGGGIQVQCERLLRDGQTYQMMMEVPDQYDASVRTQVICKATCLYALLSGSEYRAGMKYFEVPPQHQELLKSWGGKVAMAA; encoded by the coding sequence ATGAGTGACTATCGTTCCAAGCCCCGTTCCAATGTGTCATGGCGTGCCGCAATTTTGATCTCTGCCGGCAATATCGTACCGGCGAAAATCGTTAATTTCTCGGGTGGAGGCATACAAGTCCAATGCGAGCGCTTGTTAAGAGATGGCCAGACTTATCAGATGATGATGGAAGTGCCTGATCAATATGACGCTTCGGTTCGTACCCAGGTCATTTGTAAGGCGACTTGCCTGTATGCGCTGCTGAGCGGTAGCGAATATCGCGCCGGCATGAAATACTTTGAGGTGCCGCCACAACATCAGGAGCTCTTGAAGAGCTGGGGTGGCAAGGTCGCAATGGCGGCATAG
- a CDS encoding YbaK/EbsC family protein — translation MTTDQLLPDSTQRVAALLQALGHPFPIVMLPASGKTSAEAAAGLGCSVAEIAKSIVFRRLSDNAAVMVVASGINRVDEQKVAAIVGPLGKADAKFVKEKIGYAIGGVCPIGHLEKTVMLIDQDLMQYSTIWAAAGHPHAVFSLTPAQLQAMTAAPVAAIAQNMIVAATEVVA, via the coding sequence ATGACCACAGATCAACTTCTTCCCGACAGCACACAGCGTGTCGCCGCATTACTGCAGGCCCTGGGTCATCCTTTTCCTATCGTCATGTTGCCGGCAAGCGGCAAGACCTCGGCCGAGGCTGCGGCCGGTTTGGGTTGCAGTGTCGCCGAGATCGCCAAATCCATCGTGTTTCGCCGCCTCTCTGATAATGCCGCCGTGATGGTGGTTGCCAGCGGTATTAACCGCGTCGATGAGCAAAAAGTGGCGGCCATAGTTGGCCCGCTAGGCAAGGCGGACGCTAAATTCGTCAAGGAAAAAATCGGCTATGCAATAGGCGGCGTCTGCCCTATCGGCCACTTAGAGAAAACCGTCATGTTGATTGATCAGGACTTAATGCAATATTCCACCATCTGGGCCGCAGCCGGCCATCCGCACGCCGTGTTCAGCCTGACGCCGGCGCAGTTGCAGGCCATGACTGCCGCACCGGTCGCAGCGATCGCCCAGAACATGATAGTTGCCGCAACAGAGGTGGTGGCATGA
- a CDS encoding DUF1289 domain-containing protein: protein MSILYEYEPDSPQSINATEVPSPCIGVCKMDDERKWCLGCFRSIDELRAWSTASPDSKREVWREVKQRMFASI, encoded by the coding sequence ATGAGTATCCTTTACGAATATGAACCGGATAGCCCGCAGTCTATCAACGCCACCGAAGTACCGTCACCATGCATCGGCGTTTGCAAGATGGACGATGAGCGCAAATGGTGCCTCGGTTGCTTTCGCTCTATCGATGAATTGCGCGCCTGGAGTACCGCTAGTCCGGACAGCAAGCGTGAAGTATGGCGCGAGGTTAAACAGCGCATGTTTGCCAGCATCTAA
- a CDS encoding MBL fold metallo-hydrolase, which yields MASDHTSDSAIVLPAGMHVFERGWLSSNNILLIDDDSAALVDSGYLTHAEQTLALLQATLDGRSLTTLINTHLHSDHCGGNALLQRTYGCRTLIPQADAAAVGVWDEQALTYQATGQQCERFAYDACIAPGDTLTMARLEWQVMAAPGHDPHSMMLYCASEAILISADALWEHGFGVIFPELEGESGFAEQAAVLQLISDLSPRLVIPGHGAPFTGLAAALDRARSRLDYLMADGSRNARNALKVLIAFLLLDRQKFSLQQVASHVRGSRLMAAAARQLATPVDLLIMQLAAELVSAGVARMDGEFLLNAR from the coding sequence ATGGCATCGGATCATACGTCGGATAGTGCAATAGTGTTGCCTGCTGGCATGCACGTGTTTGAGCGCGGCTGGTTGTCATCGAACAATATCCTACTGATTGACGACGACAGCGCCGCGCTGGTTGACAGCGGTTACCTGACTCATGCAGAGCAGACGCTGGCGCTGCTGCAAGCGACGCTCGACGGCCGATCGCTGACTACCCTGATCAATACCCATCTGCATTCCGACCACTGTGGTGGCAACGCCTTGCTGCAGCGTACGTATGGCTGCCGCACTTTGATTCCGCAGGCAGATGCCGCTGCCGTTGGTGTTTGGGATGAGCAAGCGCTCACCTATCAGGCTACCGGTCAGCAATGCGAGCGCTTCGCTTATGACGCTTGCATCGCGCCCGGTGATACGCTGACGATGGCCAGGCTGGAATGGCAAGTGATGGCGGCACCGGGGCACGATCCGCATTCCATGATGCTGTATTGCGCCAGCGAAGCGATACTGATTTCGGCCGATGCCTTGTGGGAACACGGTTTTGGCGTGATCTTTCCCGAGCTGGAGGGCGAATCGGGCTTTGCCGAGCAGGCAGCGGTATTGCAATTGATTTCAGATTTGTCCCCGCGCCTGGTGATACCCGGTCACGGCGCGCCGTTCACCGGGCTTGCTGCGGCGCTAGACAGGGCGCGCAGCCGGCTTGATTACCTGATGGCCGACGGTAGCCGAAATGCCCGCAATGCGCTCAAGGTCTTGATCGCTTTCCTGCTGCTGGACAGGCAAAAATTCTCGCTGCAACAAGTCGCCAGTCACGTTCGTGGCAGCCGTCTGATGGCGGCCGCGGCACGGCAACTGGCGACGCCGGTCGATCTGCTGATTATGCAGTTAGCCGCTGAGTTGGTGAGCGCAGGTGTTGCACGGATGGACGGTGAGTTCTTGTTGAATGCGCGTTGA
- a CDS encoding glutathione S-transferase produces the protein MLKILGKSSSINVRKVLWTCAEIGIPYQLEQWGSGEQATDTPYFLALNPNGMVPVIQDEGETLWESNSICRYLANKHQRSDLLPVDAMARAQVEKWMDWQATELNNSWRYAFMALVRRSPAHTDPVALAAGVELWNRHMGLLDAQLASTDAYVNGATFTLADVVLGLSVHRWMAAPLEHPPLPAVQAYYERLSQREGYLLHGRNGLP, from the coding sequence ATGTTAAAAATTCTCGGCAAGTCGTCCTCCATCAACGTGCGCAAAGTACTCTGGACCTGCGCCGAAATTGGTATCCCTTACCAACTCGAACAATGGGGATCCGGGGAACAGGCGACCGATACGCCTTACTTTCTGGCGCTCAATCCCAACGGCATGGTGCCGGTGATACAGGATGAAGGCGAGACCTTATGGGAATCGAATAGCATTTGCCGCTATCTCGCCAACAAACATCAGCGCAGCGATCTGCTACCAGTTGATGCCATGGCTAGGGCGCAGGTGGAGAAGTGGATGGACTGGCAGGCCACCGAGCTGAATAACTCCTGGCGCTATGCCTTCATGGCACTGGTGCGTCGCAGTCCGGCGCATACCGACCCCGTCGCACTAGCCGCTGGCGTGGAACTATGGAATCGCCACATGGGCCTGCTCGACGCACAACTGGCCAGCACCGATGCTTACGTCAACGGGGCGACATTCACACTAGCGGATGTCGTGCTTGGCTTATCCGTGCATCGCTGGATGGCGGCACCTCTGGAGCATCCACCTTTACCTGCGGTGCAAGCGTATTATGAACGCCTGAGCCAGCGCGAGGGATACCTGCTGCATGGCAGAAACGGGCTGCCATGA
- a CDS encoding ROK family protein — translation MNQVIAFDIGGTNSRIALFEDGKIAWRDEAPTPAQLGPNAMLETMLGLYAPISTIEAPIGIAFAALIVGECIHTENENILRGCKNFPLASALSEKTTHTVSLINDARAAAWGEYVFGAGRGCQQFLFVTVSTAVGAGLVLNGRLHLASNGYEAELGETLTENGQMLEDLASGSALAKLALKNGYANAQLLCDAADAGDSKAEALYRSGIRELAKKIADLVVMLGIQKVAVGGGLGLRVGYLQRLEDEIKKFPPIYQCQLVAASLGHDAGLYGAAAYASKR, via the coding sequence ATGAATCAGGTAATTGCCTTTGATATCGGCGGCACAAATAGCCGGATCGCCTTATTTGAAGACGGAAAAATAGCCTGGCGTGACGAGGCGCCAACTCCAGCCCAGCTAGGGCCGAATGCGATGTTAGAAACTATGCTGGGTTTGTATGCGCCCATCAGCACGATAGAGGCACCGATAGGCATAGCCTTTGCTGCGCTCATCGTGGGTGAGTGCATACACACCGAGAATGAAAATATTTTGCGTGGATGTAAAAATTTCCCTCTGGCTAGCGCCTTATCAGAAAAAACCACGCATACAGTGTCCCTGATCAACGACGCCCGTGCCGCAGCCTGGGGTGAATATGTTTTTGGCGCAGGGCGCGGCTGCCAACAGTTTCTTTTTGTGACAGTCTCGACCGCAGTTGGTGCTGGCCTAGTGTTAAATGGGCGCCTGCATTTGGCAAGCAATGGCTATGAGGCCGAACTAGGCGAAACCCTCACGGAGAACGGTCAGATGCTGGAAGATCTGGCCTCAGGCAGCGCCTTAGCTAAACTGGCCCTAAAAAATGGCTATGCGAATGCGCAATTATTATGCGATGCTGCCGATGCTGGCGATAGCAAGGCCGAGGCTTTGTATCGTAGCGGCATCCGGGAATTAGCAAAAAAAATAGCCGATTTGGTGGTCATGCTAGGCATACAAAAAGTAGCCGTAGGCGGTGGCCTTGGTTTGCGTGTCGGTTATCTGCAACGCTTAGAAGACGAGATAAAAAAATTCCCGCCCATCTATCAGTGTCAACTAGTCGCAGCTAGCTTGGGGCATGATGCTGGACTATACGGAGCGGCGGCTTACGCTAGCAAGCGCTGA